One window from the genome of Pseudomonadota bacterium encodes:
- a CDS encoding branched-chain amino acid ABC transporter permease, which translates to MKKFLPVLILLTLVVAVQILTQLTGTTYYLTQLTMSAYYCVVIIGLCLLMGYAGQISLGHAGFFAIGGYMSAMLTTHNLIPYQNHILVKLAETLGVLVGKIDTFGEPLLVFHPWIACIIAILLALIIAFVIGIPVLKLKGHYLAMATLGFGIIIYRIALASAIFGEADGISEVPGFTLLPGMTVNGGFGSRISNYYIAWAMVLLTMLCFINLVGSRVGRALRAIHGSEDAANAMGVNTPRYKLKTFVFSAGLAALAGVFLTHYNGGIGPSEASIMKSVRYVAIVAIGGMANLWGALTMGVILNFLSLRGVFGSYDEAVFGTILIVIMLFAPEGLLRLSLLHKVKRFLGRGES; encoded by the coding sequence ATGAAAAAATTCCTTCCTGTACTGATCCTGCTGACGCTGGTGGTCGCCGTGCAGATCCTGACCCAGTTGACCGGAACCACCTATTACCTGACCCAGTTGACCATGAGCGCCTATTATTGCGTAGTGATCATCGGCCTCTGCCTGCTGATGGGCTACGCCGGACAAATTTCCCTCGGTCATGCAGGTTTCTTCGCCATCGGCGGCTATATGTCGGCCATGCTGACGACCCACAACCTGATCCCCTACCAGAATCACATCCTGGTAAAACTGGCGGAAACCCTTGGCGTTCTGGTCGGGAAAATCGACACCTTCGGCGAACCTCTCCTGGTCTTTCATCCCTGGATCGCCTGTATCATCGCCATTCTTCTTGCCCTGATAATCGCCTTTGTGATCGGCATCCCGGTCCTGAAATTAAAAGGCCACTACCTGGCTATGGCTACCCTCGGGTTCGGCATCATCATCTACCGGATCGCGCTGGCCTCAGCCATCTTCGGCGAGGCGGATGGGATTTCCGAAGTTCCCGGATTTACCCTCCTGCCCGGGATGACCGTGAACGGCGGTTTCGGCTCAAGAATCAGTAACTACTATATTGCCTGGGCCATGGTCCTGCTGACCATGCTCTGTTTCATCAACCTGGTCGGCTCCAGGGTCGGCCGCGCCCTGAGGGCCATTCACGGGTCCGAGGACGCAGCCAACGCGATGGGCGTCAACACCCCCCGCTACAAACTGAAAACCTTTGTCTTCAGCGCTGGCCTCGCAGCGCTGGCCGGAGTATTCCTGACCCATTACAATGGCGGGATCGGCCCATCCGAAGCCTCGATCATGAAATCGGTCCGCTATGTGGCCATTGTGGCCATCGGCGGCATGGCAAATCTCTGGGGCGCCTTGACCATGGGGGTGATCCTTAACTTCCTGTCGTTGCGGGGCGTTTTCGGCTCGTATGACGAAGCGGTCTTCGGCACAATCCTGATCGTCATCATGCTCTTTGCCCCGGAAGGGCTGCTGCGACTGAGCCTGCTCCATAAAGTGAAAAGGTTTCTCGGGAGAGGTGAATCATGA
- a CDS encoding phenylacetate--CoA ligase: MIWNEQAETMPREELVKVQLSRLQSQVERVYATVPYYRQKMDDAGVAPGDIKSLQDIRRLPFTTKEDLRKNYPFGLFTVPLERVVRIHASSGTTGQPTVVGYTRRDIKMWAEMMARSLAAAGVTRKDVVHNAYGYGLFTGGLGAHYGAEEMGCAVIPISGGNSKRQITIMKDFGSTVLLATPSYTLNLADTMADMGVDPSELKLRVGIFGAEPWSEQMRQEIEKRLQIKAIDIYGLSEVLGPGVAVECIEEQKGLHIMEDHFLPEIVDRDTFEPLPVGEKGELVFTTLTKEAFPVIRYRTKDICQLIPDVCTCGRTFYRMPKVTGRTDDMLIIRGVNVFPSQIEEILMKVEGVEPHYQIVVEREGNLDSIEVQVEVSEDVFSDEVKILEKLAATIRTNIKDLLGISSRIKLVEPKTIQRSEGKAQRVIDKRKI, translated from the coding sequence ATGATCTGGAATGAACAAGCCGAAACAATGCCCAGGGAGGAGCTCGTGAAAGTACAGCTCTCCCGGTTACAATCCCAGGTGGAAAGGGTCTATGCCACCGTCCCCTATTACCGGCAGAAAATGGATGACGCCGGCGTCGCTCCCGGAGACATCAAGTCCCTGCAGGACATCAGACGGCTGCCGTTCACCACCAAAGAAGATTTAAGAAAAAACTACCCCTTCGGGCTTTTTACCGTTCCCCTGGAACGGGTGGTCCGGATCCATGCCTCTTCCGGCACAACCGGGCAACCCACCGTGGTCGGCTACACCAGGCGGGATATTAAAATGTGGGCCGAGATGATGGCCAGAAGCCTTGCCGCCGCCGGGGTGACCAGAAAAGACGTGGTTCACAACGCCTATGGCTACGGTCTTTTCACCGGCGGGCTCGGCGCCCACTACGGGGCGGAAGAGATGGGCTGCGCGGTGATTCCGATCTCCGGGGGGAATTCCAAGCGGCAGATCACCATCATGAAGGATTTCGGCTCCACGGTGCTGCTCGCGACGCCGTCGTATACCCTGAATCTCGCAGACACCATGGCCGATATGGGCGTTGATCCCTCAGAGTTGAAACTCCGGGTCGGGATCTTCGGCGCCGAACCCTGGAGCGAACAGATGCGCCAGGAGATCGAGAAACGGCTGCAGATCAAAGCCATCGACATCTACGGCCTCTCCGAGGTTCTGGGACCGGGAGTTGCCGTTGAATGTATTGAAGAGCAGAAAGGTCTGCATATCATGGAGGACCATTTCCTGCCGGAAATCGTCGACCGGGACACCTTTGAACCCCTGCCGGTGGGGGAAAAGGGGGAGCTCGTCTTCACCACCCTGACCAAGGAGGCATTCCCGGTCATCCGCTACCGCACCAAGGACATCTGTCAACTGATCCCCGATGTCTGCACCTGCGGCCGCACCTTTTACCGGATGCCGAAGGTCACCGGCCGCACCGACGACATGCTGATCATCCGGGGCGTCAACGTCTTTCCCTCCCAGATTGAAGAGATTCTGATGAAGGTGGAAGGGGTCGAGCCCCATTACCAGATCGTGGTCGAAAGAGAGGGCAACCTTGATTCCATCGAGGTCCAGGTCGAGGTCAGCGAAGATGTCTTCTCGGATGAAGTCAAAATCCTTGAAAAACTGGCCGCGACCATCCGCACCAATATCAAGGACCTGCTGGGAATCTCGAGCCGGATAAAACTGGTTGAGCCGAAAACCATTCAGCGCAGTGAAGGCAAAGCCCAGAGAGTGATCGACAAACGCAAAATCTGA
- a CDS encoding bacteriohemerythrin codes for METLEWNDSYGVGVEEIDRQHQRLFELVNILGRAVADGREEDIIGHVLVDMAGYAEEHFKSEQLYLEKHADFKDHFMAHWDFTKKCMELVFAFRKDKKVSADTLNYLIQWLKKHILEVDRQFFKELGEQGLL; via the coding sequence ATGGAAACTTTGGAGTGGAACGACTCTTACGGGGTAGGCGTTGAAGAGATTGACCGGCAGCACCAGCGCCTTTTTGAACTGGTCAATATTCTTGGCCGGGCGGTGGCCGATGGTCGGGAAGAAGATATCATCGGCCATGTGCTGGTGGACATGGCCGGCTATGCGGAGGAGCATTTCAAAAGCGAACAGCTTTATCTGGAAAAGCATGCTGATTTTAAAGATCACTTCATGGCGCACTGGGATTTCACCAAAAAATGCATGGAGCTGGTCTTCGCTTTCCGGAAGGACAAGAAGGTATCGGCTGACACCTTGAACTATCTGATCCAATGGCTCAAAAAACATATCCTGGAAGTCGACCGGCAATTTTTCAAGGAGCTTGGCGAGCAGGGGTTATTGTAG
- a CDS encoding bacteriohemerythrin — translation MNSYILWNDSYRVGIEEIDEQHRKLFEEINNLLNAVRESLDADIVEHLLNEMTNYVDCHFRAEQLYLEKHPRFKEHYLMHWEFTRKNMELVKMFQESRESAGREMADFLVNWLLKHVIHVDREYFLEMADLGLLP, via the coding sequence TTGAACAGTTATATTCTGTGGAATGATTCTTACCGGGTGGGAATTGAAGAAATTGATGAACAGCACCGGAAGCTGTTCGAGGAAATCAACAATCTTCTGAATGCAGTCCGGGAAAGTCTTGATGCGGATATTGTCGAGCATCTCCTCAACGAAATGACCAATTATGTGGATTGCCATTTCAGGGCCGAACAGCTCTATCTTGAGAAACACCCCCGATTCAAGGAGCATTACCTGATGCACTGGGAGTTTACCAGGAAGAATATGGAACTGGTGAAAATGTTCCAGGAAAGCAGGGAATCTGCCGGCAGGGAGATGGCGGATTTTCTGGTAAACTGGCTGCTGAAGCATGTTATTCACGTCGACAGGGAATATTTTCTGGAAATGGCGGATCTCGGCCTGTTGCCCTGA
- a CDS encoding 4Fe-4S binding protein: MKTAGLTRLRVIVQASFALFCLYSGYRFYLFYLWAMGRSESYVPRPPAVEAFLPIGALVSLKRFFLTGVYDHIHPAGLTIFIAAILLAFFFRKGFCGWICPVGFVSHQAEKLALKLKILWKPPVWLDYQLLAMKYLLLGFFAFLILVKMDVRSIEGFNRSPYNMAVDAKMLLFFLEPTALTIWVMSFLVAASFFLRNFWCRYLCPYGALLGIIALVSPVRVRRDQETCIDCKRCEKKCPGSIPVSNRISVWSPECIGCLECIATCPVPDCLTVSVYCSIRLSPFLLPVAVVSLFLLIWAIALATGHWQTEVPVDIFKKYYQLGSRLVHP; this comes from the coding sequence ATGAAAACAGCCGGGTTGACCAGGCTCCGGGTTATCGTCCAGGCGTCCTTTGCCCTGTTCTGCCTGTATTCCGGGTACCGGTTTTACCTTTTTTATCTCTGGGCGATGGGACGATCCGAGTCGTATGTTCCCAGGCCTCCAGCCGTTGAGGCTTTTCTGCCCATCGGCGCCCTGGTCAGCTTGAAGCGGTTTTTTCTGACCGGGGTGTATGATCACATCCATCCGGCCGGGCTGACCATTTTTATAGCCGCTATTTTGCTCGCCTTTTTTTTCCGGAAAGGATTTTGTGGCTGGATCTGTCCGGTGGGTTTTGTCTCCCATCAGGCGGAGAAGCTCGCCCTGAAACTGAAAATCCTCTGGAAGCCTCCAGTCTGGCTCGACTATCAGCTGCTGGCGATGAAATATCTGCTGCTCGGTTTTTTTGCCTTTCTGATTCTGGTCAAGATGGACGTGCGATCCATTGAAGGCTTTAACCGCTCCCCGTACAATATGGCGGTTGATGCCAAGATGCTGCTTTTTTTTCTGGAGCCGACCGCTCTCACCATCTGGGTGATGTCCTTCCTGGTTGCGGCATCCTTTTTTCTGCGCAATTTCTGGTGCCGGTATCTCTGTCCGTATGGCGCATTGCTCGGGATAATCGCCTTGGTCAGCCCGGTGCGGGTCAGGCGGGATCAGGAAACCTGTATCGATTGTAAAAGATGCGAAAAAAAATGCCCCGGTTCCATTCCGGTCAGCAACCGGATTTCGGTATGGAGTCCGGAATGCATCGGCTGCCTGGAATGCATTGCCACCTGCCCGGTGCCCGATTGCCTGACGGTGTCGGTTTACTGCAGTATACGTCTGTCGCCGTTTCTGCTTCCGGTTGCGGTGGTGTCTCTCTTTCTGCTGATCTGGGCAATTGCTCTTGCTACCGGCCACTGGCAGACCGAGGTACCGGTGGACATCTTCAAAAAGTACTATCAGCTGGGAAGCCGACTGGTCCACCCGTGA
- a CDS encoding ABC transporter substrate-binding protein codes for MKRFISTSVIAVTAALVTFALLLPTGCAKKEKETIKIGAILAVTGPASFLGGPEARTIEMLAEEINAKGGVDGHKVELVIKDSGGDPEKAISFAKQLIEEEKVFAIIGPSTSGETMKIKQIAEEGKTILLSCAAAQVIVNPVAKYVFKTPQKDSHAVQKIYTAMKDLGITNIAVLAGNTGFGKAGKEQLLEIAPTFGINVVMAEVYDKKATDLSAVVAKLMANKDIQAVVNWSIVPAQGILAKNMRQAGWDAPLFQSHGFGNIKYVEAGGAAAEGIIFPAGKLLAPDMLADSDPQKAVLIKYTQDYEGKYNEPVSTFGGHAFDAFKILCRAIEQAGTDREKVRNAVENMKGFAGTGGIFNFTAEDHNGLDIDAFAMWTVKDGKFVPYTK; via the coding sequence GTGAAAAGATTTATTTCTACAAGTGTTATTGCCGTCACAGCCGCACTGGTGACATTTGCTTTACTGCTGCCCACCGGCTGCGCAAAGAAAGAAAAGGAAACCATCAAAATAGGGGCCATCCTTGCCGTCACCGGGCCCGCCTCCTTTCTCGGCGGCCCTGAGGCCAGGACCATCGAAATGCTGGCCGAAGAAATCAACGCCAAGGGCGGCGTCGACGGCCACAAGGTTGAGCTCGTCATCAAGGATTCCGGCGGCGACCCGGAAAAAGCCATTTCCTTCGCCAAACAGCTGATCGAGGAAGAGAAAGTCTTCGCGATCATCGGCCCTTCCACCAGCGGCGAAACCATGAAGATCAAACAGATCGCCGAGGAAGGCAAAACCATCCTTCTGTCCTGCGCCGCCGCCCAGGTCATCGTCAACCCGGTGGCCAAATATGTCTTCAAGACCCCGCAGAAAGACAGCCATGCCGTCCAGAAAATCTACACGGCGATGAAGGATCTGGGGATCACCAATATCGCGGTCCTGGCCGGCAACACCGGTTTCGGCAAAGCGGGCAAGGAGCAGCTTCTCGAGATCGCCCCCACTTTCGGAATCAATGTGGTGATGGCCGAGGTGTATGACAAAAAAGCCACCGACCTCTCTGCCGTTGTTGCCAAGCTGATGGCCAACAAGGACATCCAGGCCGTAGTCAACTGGTCCATCGTTCCGGCCCAGGGAATTCTGGCCAAGAACATGCGCCAGGCCGGCTGGGACGCTCCCCTGTTCCAGAGTCACGGCTTCGGTAACATCAAGTATGTTGAAGCGGGCGGCGCCGCCGCCGAAGGCATCATCTTCCCGGCCGGCAAACTCCTGGCCCCCGACATGCTGGCCGACAGCGACCCGCAGAAAGCAGTGCTGATCAAATACACTCAAGACTACGAAGGCAAGTACAACGAGCCGGTCTCGACCTTCGGCGGCCACGCTTTTGATGCCTTCAAGATTCTCTGCCGCGCCATCGAGCAGGCCGGAACGGACCGGGAGAAAGTCCGGAACGCGGTTGAAAACATGAAGGGCTTTGCCGGCACCGGCGGCATTTTCAACTTCACCGCGGAAGATCATAACGGCCTCGACATCGACGCCTTCGCCATGTGGACGGTGAAAGACGGCAAATTCGTTCCGTACACCAAGTAG
- the iorA gene encoding indolepyruvate ferredoxin oxidoreductase subunit alpha: MTQQESSPETLWLSGNEALALGAHEATVKVASGYPGTPSTEILENLTGYDNVYTEWAPNEKVGLEVAIGASFAGVRALATMKHVGLNVAADPLFTASYTGVRGGLVIIVADDPTMHSSQNEQDSRNYAWAAKLPMLEPSDPAEAKEYLKQAYEISEEFDTPVLLRSCTRVAHVKGIVASGPITASKVTPGIEKMPAKFVMLPANARQRRLAVAERMEKLALMADHSSLNTIEWGDKKRGIIAAGTSYLYAKEAFPEASFLKLGLVNPLPQSLIKEFASKVKELIVIEDLDPFLETQIKAMGIKCHGKDMIPAIGELTTAVVRTGVSGKAGKTDFAPVELVPRPPNMCAGCPHRGLFYNLNRLKVFVSGDIGCYTLGFLPPLSAMDSCVCMGASIGVAHGMAKALGDEGKGKIVAVLGDSTFIHSGITGLINTVYNKDYSTVIILDNRITAMTGHQPNPASGSTLMGEPANSINFEELCRAIGVKHVRTVNPQNIKETHDALKEEIERDEPSVVITRFPCVLIPEEKKRKKIPLHSNTDNCTGCTACLRIGCPAIHWEPLTAEEVAARGGKKAQKGISRIDEVMCVGCGLCKQLCKFDAIVDGEEKS, translated from the coding sequence GTGACGCAGCAAGAATCTTCGCCGGAGACGCTCTGGCTTTCAGGGAACGAGGCCCTGGCTTTGGGAGCCCACGAAGCCACGGTCAAAGTCGCCTCCGGGTACCCCGGAACCCCTTCCACGGAAATACTCGAAAACCTGACCGGCTACGACAATGTCTATACCGAGTGGGCCCCCAACGAAAAAGTGGGCCTGGAAGTGGCCATCGGCGCCTCGTTTGCCGGAGTCCGCGCCCTGGCCACCATGAAACACGTGGGACTAAACGTGGCCGCCGATCCCCTTTTCACCGCCTCGTATACCGGGGTGCGGGGAGGCTTGGTCATTATCGTGGCCGACGATCCCACCATGCACAGCTCCCAGAACGAGCAGGACAGCCGCAATTACGCATGGGCCGCCAAGCTGCCGATGCTGGAGCCGTCGGATCCGGCCGAGGCCAAAGAGTACCTGAAGCAGGCCTATGAGATCAGCGAGGAGTTTGACACCCCGGTCCTTCTACGAAGCTGCACCAGGGTGGCCCATGTCAAAGGCATCGTCGCATCCGGCCCGATTACCGCCTCAAAAGTGACTCCCGGAATTGAAAAAATGCCGGCAAAGTTTGTCATGCTGCCCGCCAACGCCAGACAGCGCCGTCTGGCTGTGGCCGAACGGATGGAAAAACTCGCCTTGATGGCAGACCACTCGTCTCTCAACACCATTGAATGGGGTGATAAAAAACGGGGCATCATCGCCGCCGGCACCTCGTATCTGTACGCGAAGGAAGCCTTCCCGGAGGCCTCCTTCCTAAAGCTCGGACTGGTCAACCCCCTTCCTCAATCCCTGATCAAAGAGTTCGCATCGAAAGTAAAAGAGCTGATCGTCATTGAAGACCTCGATCCGTTCCTTGAAACGCAGATCAAAGCCATGGGCATCAAATGTCACGGCAAGGACATGATCCCGGCCATCGGGGAATTGACCACCGCCGTTGTCCGCACGGGGGTGAGCGGGAAAGCGGGGAAAACGGATTTCGCTCCCGTCGAACTGGTCCCCAGACCGCCCAACATGTGCGCAGGATGTCCGCACCGCGGGCTGTTCTACAACCTGAACCGTCTCAAGGTGTTCGTCTCAGGAGACATCGGCTGCTACACTTTGGGTTTTCTGCCGCCTCTTTCCGCCATGGATTCCTGTGTCTGCATGGGCGCGAGCATCGGCGTGGCCCACGGCATGGCCAAGGCCCTCGGTGACGAGGGCAAAGGCAAGATCGTCGCGGTGCTGGGCGATTCGACCTTTATCCATTCCGGGATCACCGGGCTGATCAATACCGTGTACAACAAGGATTATTCCACGGTCATCATCCTCGACAACCGGATCACCGCCATGACCGGCCACCAGCCGAACCCCGCCTCCGGCTCCACCCTGATGGGCGAGCCGGCCAACTCGATCAACTTTGAAGAACTCTGCCGCGCCATTGGCGTGAAACACGTCCGGACGGTCAATCCGCAGAACATCAAGGAAACCCATGACGCGCTGAAAGAGGAGATCGAGCGGGATGAGCCGTCGGTCGTTATCACCCGTTTCCCATGTGTCCTGATCCCGGAAGAAAAGAAACGAAAGAAAATTCCCCTGCACTCTAATACCGACAACTGCACGGGCTGCACCGCCTGCCTGCGGATCGGCTGCCCGGCCATTCACTGGGAACCGCTCACCGCCGAGGAAGTTGCGGCACGGGGAGGCAAAAAAGCCCAGAAGGGAATTTCAAGAATAGATGAGGTGATGTGCGTCGGCTGCGGCCTCTGTAAGCAGCTCTGTAAATTCGATGCGATCGTCGACGGGGAGGAGAAATCATGA
- a CDS encoding ABC transporter ATP-binding protein — MTTLLEARNLNRSFGGLKAVSDVSFQVAENQIKAVIGPNGAGKTTLFNLISGALPVNSGKVLFQNREIQGLQPYQIAARGIARTYQNIKLFPGMTALENVMVGRHCRSRAGFVASILNLPATRKEERTIRESAMELLALLEIEELADVEAKSLAFGQQRAVEFARALAAEPSLLLLDEPAAGLNIYETAEIARLITKIRDRGITVLLVEHDMSLVMDISDEIVVLSFGQKIAEDLPAGIQQNPEVIQIYLGDGNA; from the coding sequence ATGACAACCCTTCTTGAGGCCAGAAATCTGAACCGGAGTTTCGGCGGCCTGAAAGCGGTGAGCGACGTCAGTTTTCAGGTGGCAGAAAACCAGATCAAGGCGGTCATCGGCCCGAACGGGGCGGGAAAAACCACACTGTTCAACCTGATCTCGGGTGCTCTGCCCGTGAATTCAGGAAAGGTCCTCTTCCAAAACCGGGAAATTCAGGGGTTGCAGCCCTACCAGATTGCGGCTCGCGGCATTGCCAGGACCTACCAGAACATCAAACTGTTCCCGGGCATGACCGCCCTGGAAAACGTGATGGTCGGCAGGCATTGCCGGAGCCGGGCCGGTTTTGTGGCGAGCATCCTGAACCTGCCCGCCACCAGGAAAGAAGAACGGACCATCCGGGAAAGCGCCATGGAACTACTGGCGCTGCTGGAAATTGAGGAACTTGCCGATGTCGAGGCGAAAAGCCTTGCCTTCGGACAACAGCGGGCCGTTGAGTTCGCGAGAGCCCTGGCGGCGGAACCATCACTCCTGCTTCTCGACGAACCGGCGGCGGGACTCAACATCTATGAAACCGCAGAGATCGCCCGCCTGATCACTAAGATCAGGGACCGGGGAATCACGGTCCTGCTGGTTGAACATGACATGTCGCTGGTCATGGATATCTCCGACGAAATCGTGGTTTTAAGCTTCGGGCAGAAAATTGCCGAAGACCTGCCTGCCGGTATCCAGCAAAACCCGGAAGTCATCCAGATCTACCTGGGAGACGGCAATGCTTAA
- a CDS encoding ABC transporter ATP-binding protein, protein MLKIKNLEAGYGKLRVLKKISLHVNPGEIVTLIGANGAGKTTLLSTITGLVRAAGGEVVLRGENIEHLAAEKIVFRGCSLVPEGRQVFVTMTVEENLVLGGYPQYKKGNRKFRDNLAHIYELFPVLRERRDQLAGTLSGGEQQMLAMGRAMMAKPALIMLDEPSTGLAPLVVKAIFRVIRKLREEGNTVLLIEQNANAALAIADRGYVLETGKIILQGPAQDLLANKDVQRAYLGRDVE, encoded by the coding sequence ATGCTTAAGATAAAAAACCTGGAAGCCGGCTATGGCAAACTGCGGGTATTAAAAAAGATCTCCCTGCACGTGAATCCCGGCGAAATCGTCACCCTGATCGGGGCCAACGGGGCTGGAAAAACCACGCTTCTGAGTACGATCACCGGCCTGGTTCGGGCCGCCGGCGGGGAAGTCGTTCTCCGCGGAGAAAACATTGAACACCTGGCTGCGGAAAAGATCGTCTTCCGCGGCTGCTCGCTGGTCCCGGAAGGCAGGCAGGTCTTCGTCACCATGACCGTTGAGGAAAATCTCGTGCTCGGCGGCTACCCGCAGTATAAAAAAGGAAACCGCAAGTTCCGGGACAATCTGGCGCACATCTATGAACTCTTCCCGGTTCTGCGGGAGAGGCGCGACCAGCTCGCCGGGACCCTTTCCGGCGGGGAACAGCAGATGCTCGCCATGGGCCGGGCAATGATGGCCAAACCGGCCCTGATCATGCTGGACGAACCCTCCACCGGCCTTGCTCCCCTCGTGGTCAAGGCAATTTTCCGGGTCATCAGAAAACTGCGGGAAGAGGGCAACACGGTGCTCCTGATCGAACAGAACGCCAATGCCGCTCTCGCCATCGCCGACCGCGGCTATGTGCTTGAAACAGGCAAGATCATTCTCCAGGGCCCGGCACAGGATCTTCTGGCCAACAAGGATGTCCAGCGGGCCTATCTGGGAAGGGATGTGGAATAG
- a CDS encoding indolepyruvate oxidoreductase subunit beta, producing MKNSGNILLCGVGGQGILLASELIAFALLASGMDAKKSEVHGMAQRGGSVEAHLRYGKKVYSPLIEPGTADVLIALETMEAMRYLPYLHQGSTVIINTQKIMPPAVATGKTEYPADIISELKKRGLKVIPIDGFEIARKAGNVKAANVSLVGALSSILPIPEKTFIKVINDKIPARFLEANLEVFRAGRKAAKGNEGLKM from the coding sequence ATGAAGAACAGCGGCAACATTCTCCTCTGCGGGGTCGGCGGCCAGGGAATCCTGCTGGCCAGTGAACTCATTGCCTTTGCCCTGCTGGCCTCCGGAATGGACGCCAAGAAAAGCGAAGTTCACGGCATGGCCCAGCGGGGAGGCTCGGTGGAAGCGCATCTGCGCTACGGCAAAAAAGTGTACTCGCCGCTGATCGAACCGGGCACCGCCGACGTCCTGATCGCCCTCGAAACCATGGAAGCAATGCGCTATCTGCCTTATCTGCACCAGGGCAGCACGGTGATCATCAACACCCAGAAGATCATGCCCCCGGCCGTCGCCACCGGCAAAACCGAATACCCGGCCGATATTATTTCCGAACTAAAAAAACGGGGTCTGAAAGTCATCCCCATCGACGGCTTCGAAATTGCCAGAAAGGCGGGCAACGTCAAGGCTGCCAACGTTTCTCTGGTCGGCGCCCTCTCAAGCATCCTGCCGATTCCGGAAAAGACCTTCATCAAGGTAATCAACGACAAGATCCCCGCCCGCTTCCTGGAGGCGAACCTTGAAGTGTTCCGGGCAGGCAGGAAAGCGGCAAAAGGGAATGAAGGGTTAAAAATGTAA
- a CDS encoding amino acid-binding protein: protein MQVQQVAVFLENKSGRLAEISHCLAEGGVNIRALSLADTADFGILRLVADNTDKARTILKENGFTVGVTEVVAVAAEDRPGGLDKILQVVSKASLNVEYMYAFTQKSGESGLLLFRFDNQEQAIAAFTGAGIRILSGEEVHSM from the coding sequence ATGCAGGTACAACAGGTAGCTGTTTTTCTTGAAAACAAATCCGGCCGGCTTGCGGAGATCAGCCATTGTCTGGCCGAAGGCGGGGTGAACATCCGGGCGCTCTCCCTTGCCGATACGGCCGACTTCGGAATCCTCCGGCTGGTCGCCGACAACACCGACAAGGCCAGGACGATCCTCAAAGAGAACGGCTTCACCGTCGGGGTTACCGAGGTGGTGGCCGTGGCCGCTGAAGACAGACCAGGAGGGCTCGACAAGATCCTCCAGGTGGTCAGCAAGGCATCTCTGAACGTCGAATACATGTACGCCTTCACCCAGAAAAGCGGCGAATCGGGGCTTCTGCTGTTCCGGTTCGACAATCAGGAACAGGCCATAGCGGCCTTCACCGGGGCGGGGATCAGGATTTTAAGTGGCGAAGAAGTCCACTCCATGTAA
- a CDS encoding branched-chain amino acid ABC transporter permease: MTSQLFLQYLFAGLTYGIIYAIVAIGFNIIYNTTGIINFAQGEFVMLGGMIAISLNQIMPMPVAITIAVLFTMVIGALIEIIFIRWLDRPSVLRMIIITIGISILIREAALHIWGESVRSLPYFMGNEITAISIFGTRISPQVLWVMGVCSVMVVLLSLFFRFTLTGQKMQACAANRTAATLCGINTRNMVTLSFMLSAGIGALAGCVMSPITYTQYDGGTGLAIKGFTVAIMGGLGNSMGAVAAGFMLGLLEAFSISVLPLAFQDAISIGILLIILFARPHGLFGRSDAAGLKEF, translated from the coding sequence ATGACGAGCCAGCTTTTCCTCCAATACCTCTTTGCCGGACTGACTTACGGCATCATCTATGCCATAGTCGCCATCGGCTTCAATATCATTTACAACACCACCGGAATCATCAATTTCGCCCAGGGTGAATTCGTGATGCTCGGCGGCATGATCGCCATCTCACTGAACCAGATCATGCCGATGCCGGTGGCAATTACCATTGCAGTTCTCTTCACCATGGTCATCGGCGCCCTGATTGAGATTATCTTTATCCGCTGGCTCGACCGGCCGTCTGTATTGCGGATGATCATCATCACCATCGGCATCTCGATCCTGATCAGGGAAGCGGCACTCCATATCTGGGGTGAGAGTGTGCGTTCGCTGCCATATTTCATGGGCAACGAAATCACCGCCATCTCCATCTTCGGAACCAGAATCTCACCGCAGGTTCTCTGGGTGATGGGGGTCTGCTCGGTCATGGTTGTTCTGCTCAGTCTTTTTTTCCGATTCACCCTGACCGGGCAGAAAATGCAGGCCTGCGCCGCCAACCGCACCGCCGCGACCCTCTGCGGGATCAACACCCGCAACATGGTCACCCTCTCCTTCATGCTCAGCGCGGGGATCGGTGCCCTGGCCGGATGCGTGATGTCGCCGATCACTTACACCCAGTATGACGGAGGCACCGGGCTTGCCATCAAGGGATTCACGGTCGCCATCATGGGCGGCCTCGGCAACAGCATGGGGGCGGTCGCCGCCGGGTTCATGCTCGGTCTCCTGGAGGCCTTCAGCATCAGTGTACTGCCACTCGCGTTTCAGGACGCCATCTCGATCGGCATCCTGCTGATCATTCTTTTTGCAAGACCGCACGGCCTTTTCGGTCGGAGTGATGCGGCGGGATTGAAGGAGTTCTGA